GGAGATCACCCTCGGCGACCTCGGCGCCAAGCAAGGCATCCTCGGCGGCATCAACGCCGTCATCGTCGGCAACTATCTGACCACCCTCGGCCGCCCCGCCGAACAGGACCTCGATCTGCTCGGCGAGCTGAAGATGCCGATCAAGGCGCTCAACGAAACCCTCTGACCCGGCTCGGTGCGACGAAAGAGGCTCCGACCGTGAGTACTGTCATGGGCATGGACGAGCGATACAACCCGTTCACCGGCAAGCGGATCGTGCCGGGGCTCGACGACGCGATTTCGACGGCCGCCGCGCTGGGCTTGGAGCCGCCGCGGTTCTGCGAACAGTGCGGCCGCCGCATGATCGTGCAGGTGAGCCCGGACGGCTGGTGGGCGAAGTGCGCACGGCACGGGGTGCTCGACTCGGCCGAACTGGAGCGTCGCTGATGGTGGCGGTGGTGGCGCCGACTCGCTCCGGGGTGCGGCGCGAGATGCGTGCCGCGGCGGTGATCGCCGTCGCAGTGGTGGTGGCGAGCGCGGTCGGCGGCGTCGGGTGGGGCTGGCTGGCCCCGACCGAGCGGCTGCTCGTGGTCGAACCCGGCCGCGGCTCCGTGCTGACCGGCGAGAGCGCGCACCAGTTCGACGCGATGGCGCTGTTCCTCCTCGCCGGGGCGGTGCTCGGTCTGCTCTCGGCGATCGCCGCATGGCGGTGGCGGTCCGCGCGCGGACCGCTGCTGCAGATCGGCCTGCTGATCGGTTCCGGTGTGGGCGCGGTGGTGATGGCGCGGCTCGGCGAACGGGTCGCCGAGTGGCTGCATCCGCGCCCGCACAACCCGCCGGTCGGGCAGATCGTCGCGCTGCCGATCGAGCTGGGCAGCACGCTGGCACTGATCGTGCAACCGTTGGTGGCGTCGTTGGTCATGCTGTTCCTCGCCGCGCTGAGCAGTTCGGCGGATCTCGGCACCGGAACCCGTGCCGATCGGGCCGACGGCGGATCCTTCGGCACCGCAGGCGCGTTCACGCCTTATGGTGATGCCGCGCGCGGCGGCGAGTTGCCCTATCGTGGCTACGAACCGGCCGCCGATGCGCTGCCCGAGTTCCGCCGCTGACGCATTGTCCGAACCGTTGCCGCAGTGGCGTCCTATGGGTATCGAAACCACCCTAAAGTGGGAATCATGCTGTGGGCGGGAAGGAACAGGACGTGACCTTCGTCGGGAGCGGGCCGGTTGTCGAGGAAATCGATGCCAAATTCTGGCGGGTAACCGAGCCGCTCGTATATAGCGGCGACACCGAGGAATTCGTGATCCCCGCCGGGTTCCGCACCGACTTCGCCTCGGTGCCGCGCCCGCTGGTCTGGCTGATTCCGCGCTACGGCCGGTACACCCGCGCCGCCATTCTGCACGATTATCTGCTCAGTTCACACGTCGTGAGCGTCGCGGACGCCGACGGCCTCTTCCGCCGCTGCCTGCGCGAACTAGGGGTGTCGGTGCCGCGACGCTGGATGATGTGGGCGGCTGTGCGTGCGGCCAGCCGGTTGCGCGGCGCGAGCATCCGGGACATTGTTTCGTTCCTGCTCACCGCCGTGCCCTCGGTGATCTTCCTCGCCATCCCCGTTGTCGTCGTGACGGTGTTCCTCGTGCTGTTCTGGGTGGTCGAGCTGGCGTTCTGGGCAGGGGGCCGGTGGGGTCAGCGCACCGAGGCTCCGCCACCCGAGCCGCAGATGAAAGCGGCCTGACCTGCCCTGTGCGCGGTCACGGCGTGCTGGTGCCGGAACGGGGCTGCCTGCGCCTGAATGATTGCTAAAAGATTGCCATATGGGTCGAAGTCGTCGGGTAGCGGATCGCAAACCAATCTATCCTGGCGGCAGTTCGGGTCGTGGCTGTATAGCGACATGCCTGGGTTTTTGTGGTTATGCCTAGTAGTGCCCGCAAAATAGATCAGCAAGCTGGCGGGTACTTCTTTGGCGCTCCGAACGACATGGGTCTATCCCGGGGGTAAACTTCGGTTTGCTGATTGGTGTCCGAGCGGTGACCACGACGGAGTGACAATGAACATTTCCGAAGGTGCGGCGGATGTGATTACCTGGACGGCCGACGCGACGACGGCCGCGGCGGGGGCCGTTGGCGGTGCCGCGGTGAACGGCGTGATCGGTGGCATGCAAGGTGCCGTGGCCGGCGTGAAGAGCGGGTTGAGCAGAGGCAGCCACTCGACACCGGCGGCCGCGCTGACATTGGCGGCGGTCGGCGCCGCGGGTCTGGTGGACTGGCCTGTGCTGCTGGGCGTCGGAGGCGCCGCCCTGGTGGTCCGGCAACTCAGTCAGCGGTCGGGCAGGCACTCGGCGCCCGACGCTGCCGGTGGTCCCGGACAACTCGAGTCGCACTCGGAAGGCGATCGAGCGCCCCGCCGAAGCGACGAAGGCGTGACCCCCGCGCGTAAGACCGCGGCACGGTCACGGCGCTCCCCGAGTAAGCGTTAGCCGTCGACGTGGACCTGAGCCGACTGATACGGACCTCCGTGTCGATACCCCGGCGCGCCATCGACACGGGCGTGCGGTCGGCTGCGGTCGTCACCGCCGCTGGCGTGGACCTCGCAACCTTGCCGGTGCGCACGATGCCCGCCTGCCGCGTGGTCGAGGCGATCACCGAGGCCACGACGGAACTGCTCGGCGGTAAGCCGGCCCGGCGCCGTTGGCGCGGCGACGACCGCTGCTGGGTCGAAGTGCGCGGCCTCTCCGAGCGCGAGCCGGACCACGATGTCGGTCCCGCGGTACTCGCTGCCCTCCGCGCGCATCGTGGTGTGATCTCGGCGACCCTCAACTATCCGCTGTCGCGCGTGATCGCCCAGGTGGACGACACGACCACCGTCGACGAGCTGTGCGGCGTGGTAACCGCTGCCGAAAATCGGCACCCCGATTCCGGCCATCGTCCGGTCGACCTGCCCGCCGACGGCATCGTGCTGGCAGGCAGCATGGTCTCGGCGGCGATGAACGCCGCCGGGCTGGGTATCGCGTTGGCCGGCCGGGTGGTCGGTGTGCGGCGGCTGCCGGCGGGACTCAACGCTGTTGTCGCGCTCGTCGATTGCCAGCCGCGGCTGCGTCGCGCCGTCGAACAGCGCCTCGGCATCAACGCCGCTGATACCGCGATCGCGCTTGCCACGGCCGCCGCTAACACCGTCACCCAATTACCGGCGTCACTGGGCGTGGACTTGCACATCCACCTCGCGAAGGCCGCCGAGATCCGCGCCGCGGCCGCCCTCTGGCAACGCCGCGAGCCCGGGCTTGCCGCACACGCGACGTGTAACGACGGTGTCCGGCCCGGTGACCGACCGAGGCCGCTGCCGCCGGGACCGGTTGAGCGCCACGGGAACCGCAGCGGACTGGCGCAGGCGGCTGCCGCACCGGCGATCGGCATTCTCGCCGCCGGCCTCGACGCCGCCGCCACCGCCGTCATGGTTGCCGCGCCTAAAGCGGCCCGCATCAGCCGGGAGTCGTTCGCCGCGACACTCGCCCGCGGTCTGGCCGACCGCCACGGCGTGCTGCCCTTGCGGCCCCAGGTGTTCCGGCGCCTCGACCGGGTCGACGCCGTGGTGCTCGACCCTCGGGCATTGTGCTGCGACGAACTGCGGGTTGCGCGCATCCGCGACGTGCCCGAGCACGAGCGGGCGGTGGTATGGCAGTGGGCACAGGACCAATTGGACCGCGGCGCATTGCGACCCGGGTGGCAGCCGGTGGCGCGGTCGCTGTCCGGCAATGGCAGGGGCAGCGCGGTGTTGGTGCGGTTCGCGCACCATCGACTGGCGTCGGCGGTGCTCGGCGAAGTGCGCCGCGGCGGCGCCGAGGTGGTGTCGGTCGACGTCGATACGCTCGACGAGCTTCGCTCGTCGTTCGACGACCTCGATCCGGTGAACGGGTCCCTCGACGAAGCGCTCGCCCGCACGGTGCACCGGTTGCAGCGGGATGGCCGCACGGTGGCGGTGGTGTCGAGTTCCGCGGCACAGGCACTGGCCGATGCCGACGTCGCGATCGGTATCGCCGCGGACGGGCCGCCGCCGTGGCACGCCGACGTGCTCGTCGACGACCTGGACAGCGTGTGGCGAATCGTGCACGCGTTGCCCGCGGCCCGTCGCGCCAGTGAGCGCGGCGTCGAAATCGCCACCGGTGCTTCCCTTCTGGGTGCGTTACTGATGGTTCCCGGGGTGCGGGGCCACGGCTCGGCTCCGGTCACCGCCGGGGCCGCCGCCGGCGCATGGACGGGATACCGGATCGCCGGCGGAGCGCTCGGGGCGTCACCGCCGCCGGCCGCGAGCGTGCACGAGTGGCACGCCATGTCTGTCGAACAGGTGTCTCGCGTGCTGCAGCCGCCGCAATCCGCCCAAGCGCCCAAGCGCTCGCGGCTGGTAACCGCTGCCCACCCCGCGCGCTCGGTCGTCGATCCGGTGCGCCGGGTGGTATGGGATCTCGTCGGCGCGATGCGCGACGAGTTGTCCGATCCGTTGATCCCGGTGTTGGCGGTGGGATCGGCGGCCAGCGCGGTGCTGGGCTCGCCCGTCGACGCGATCCTGGTCGGGTCGGTGCTCGCCGGGAACGCGGCCCTGGCGGCGACCCAGCGGATCCGGTCCGAACGGCTGCTGCGGCGACTGCTGGCCGCGCAGGCCC
The DNA window shown above is from Nocardia sp. NBC_01730 and carries:
- a CDS encoding DUF1353 domain-containing protein; the protein is MTFVGSGPVVEEIDAKFWRVTEPLVYSGDTEEFVIPAGFRTDFASVPRPLVWLIPRYGRYTRAAILHDYLLSSHVVSVADADGLFRRCLRELGVSVPRRWMMWAAVRAASRLRGASIRDIVSFLLTAVPSVIFLAIPVVVVTVFLVLFWVVELAFWAGGRWGQRTEAPPPEPQMKAA
- a CDS encoding DUF2567 domain-containing protein codes for the protein MVAVVAPTRSGVRREMRAAAVIAVAVVVASAVGGVGWGWLAPTERLLVVEPGRGSVLTGESAHQFDAMALFLLAGAVLGLLSAIAAWRWRSARGPLLQIGLLIGSGVGAVVMARLGERVAEWLHPRPHNPPVGQIVALPIELGSTLALIVQPLVASLVMLFLAALSSSADLGTGTRADRADGGSFGTAGAFTPYGDAARGGELPYRGYEPAADALPEFRR
- the bsaP gene encoding biotin synthase auxiliary protein BsaP; its protein translation is MDERYNPFTGKRIVPGLDDAISTAAALGLEPPRFCEQCGRRMIVQVSPDGWWAKCARHGVLDSAELERR